From one Paracoccus pantotrophus genomic stretch:
- a CDS encoding helix-turn-helix transcriptional regulator, with the protein MLIDALLSATLGEIFATEAETGPSAPVSGGLFLRRMAALERHLHQNLNRHVTVAGMAGLSESRFFHAFKQSCNETPQRWQASLRLNAACEMMRDPALSLADIAYATGFADQAHLSRAFRAAHGMPPSVWRRIALQDS; encoded by the coding sequence ATGCTGATCGATGCGCTGCTTTCGGCCACCTTGGGCGAGATCTTCGCCACCGAAGCCGAAACCGGGCCATCCGCCCCGGTCAGCGGCGGGCTTTTCCTGCGCAGGATGGCCGCCCTGGAACGCCACCTGCACCAGAACCTGAACCGCCATGTCACGGTGGCCGGGATGGCCGGGCTTTCGGAAAGCCGGTTCTTTCACGCCTTCAAGCAATCGTGCAACGAGACGCCGCAGCGTTGGCAGGCCAGCCTGCGGCTGAACGCGGCCTGCGAGATGATGCGCGATCCGGCCCTGTCGCTGGCCGACATCGCCTATGCGACGGGCTTTGCCGACCAGGCGCATCTGTCGCGCGCCTTCCGCGCCGCCCATGGCATGCCCCCTTCGGTCTGGCGCCGCATCGCATTGCAGGATTCCTGA
- a CDS encoding TonB-dependent receptor plug domain-containing protein yields MAITKTGRPILATQSSVSVVPRAQIEEQGATNLSEALSYSAGIVTGNYGGDPRFDSLFLRSFNLENDKFLDGLRLMRATQFPTSAPVFELYGLGRVEVLRGPALVFYGAGSPAGLVNMVQSTRPQPEILHFLQPPVTGRFFAVRTADPPPG; encoded by the coding sequence TTGGCCATCACCAAGACCGGCCGGCCGATCCTGGCGACGCAATCCTCGGTCTCGGTCGTGCCGCGCGCCCAGATCGAAGAGCAGGGCGCGACGAACCTTTCCGAGGCGCTGAGCTATTCCGCCGGCATCGTGACCGGGAATTATGGCGGCGATCCGCGATTCGACAGCCTGTTTCTGCGCAGCTTCAACCTGGAGAACGACAAGTTCCTGGACGGGCTGCGGCTGATGCGCGCGACCCAGTTCCCGACCAGCGCCCCGGTCTTCGAGCTTTACGGGCTGGGCCGGGTCGAGGTGCTGCGTGGCCCGGCCTTGGTGTTTTACGGGGCGGGATCGCCGGCGGGCCTGGTCAACATGGTGCAAAGCACGCGCCCGCAACCAGAAATCCTGCACTTTCTTCAACCTCCTGTGACAGGGAGGTTTTTTGCTGTCCGGACAGCCGATCCGCCCCCAGGCTGA
- a CDS encoding DNA-methyltransferase: MLQNRIAWIKSVIVGGRTHGHFKPLNSRRFLNRTYEEVLHGSLRGNLAVDRLAIGVTCQDKGNLSRWRHATADLRCAGNCWHIPYETVRNDAGKFHHPAAYPLELARRCLKLHGRQGLVLDPFAGSGTTLVAAKELGWRGTGIEIDEVYAETAKMRIAETEAAGEI, from the coding sequence GTGCTGCAGAACCGCATCGCATGGATCAAGTCCGTGATTGTCGGCGGTCGCACCCATGGGCATTTCAAGCCGCTCAACAGCCGCAGGTTCCTGAACAGGACCTATGAAGAAGTGCTGCACGGGTCGCTTCGCGGGAACCTGGCGGTCGACCGGCTGGCGATAGGCGTAACCTGTCAAGACAAGGGGAATCTGTCGCGCTGGCGTCATGCGACGGCGGATCTGCGCTGCGCAGGAAACTGCTGGCATATCCCTTACGAGACCGTTCGCAACGACGCCGGAAAGTTCCACCATCCTGCGGCGTATCCCCTCGAACTCGCGCGGCGATGCCTGAAGCTGCACGGACGACAGGGACTGGTGCTGGACCCGTTCGCCGGCTCCGGCACCACGCTCGTTGCGGCCAAGGAGTTGGGATGGCGCGGGACCGGCATCGAAATCGATGAGGTCTATGCCGAAACCGCAAAGATGCGCATCGCCGAGACAGAGGCCGCAGGCGAGATTTGA
- a CDS encoding RES family NAD+ phosphorylase translates to MTLDAGTELHRIHPAVYEAEQFNPTAAGDARFFPIRDAEGAIIPTIYAAQTFSCATCEIILRCPDTPPVDPKTGLPTFQIVYPADYRAYDHSIVRTTSALRLVDLTNAGQRRIGVNHSVLLAGPRSTYPATRGWAERIHAACPAAHGLYYSSVQYGPDFAILLFGDRVGGGILEPVSTRAVADAACHAEIRAIAESLSIDYEDV, encoded by the coding sequence GTGACGCTCGACGCGGGCACCGAGCTTCATCGCATCCACCCCGCCGTTTATGAGGCCGAACAGTTCAACCCGACCGCTGCGGGCGATGCGCGCTTCTTTCCGATCCGGGATGCCGAAGGCGCGATTATCCCGACCATTTATGCGGCGCAGACATTTTCCTGCGCGACTTGCGAAATCATCCTGCGCTGTCCCGATACCCCGCCGGTTGATCCGAAGACCGGCCTGCCGACCTTCCAGATCGTTTATCCCGCCGACTACAGGGCCTATGACCACAGTATCGTCCGAACCACCTCGGCGCTGCGTCTGGTCGATCTGACCAATGCCGGGCAGCGTAGGATCGGCGTCAACCACAGCGTCCTGCTGGCGGGCCCGCGCAGCACCTATCCGGCAACGCGGGGCTGGGCCGAGCGCATCCATGCCGCATGCCCGGCGGCGCATGGCCTATATTACAGTTCGGTCCAGTACGGCCCGGATTTCGCGATCCTGCTGTTTGGCGATAGGGTAGGGGGAGGAATCCTGGAGCCGGTCTCGACCCGTGCCGTGGCCGACGCAGCCTGTCATGCGGAAATTCGTGCCATCGCCGAAAGCCTGTCGATCGATTACGAGGATGTTTGA
- a CDS encoding DMT family transporter — MGMKSAGWGSGLIGVIIFSGSLPATRVAVADFTPIFLTSARALLAALLGAAFLLALRQPRPGRGDIPPLALVAIGVVVGFPLLTALALRHITAAHSIVFIGLLPLATAIFGVLRGGERPHAPFWAFSIIGAAAVAGFALHGSGGGTVAGDLLMVAAVVVCGLGYAEGATLSRRLGGWQVISWSLILSLPVMGVLTLVTWPDSFSDVTTPGWTGLAYVSVFSMMVGFIFWYRGLALGGIAGVGQLQLFQPFFGFVLAAIFLGEPIAWTMIASTAIVVACVAGARRFA, encoded by the coding sequence ATGGGCATGAAATCAGCAGGATGGGGCAGCGGCCTGATCGGGGTCATCATCTTCAGCGGCTCGCTGCCGGCCACACGGGTGGCGGTGGCGGACTTCACCCCGATCTTCCTGACCTCGGCGCGGGCGCTGCTGGCCGCGCTGTTGGGCGCAGCCTTTCTCCTTGCGCTGCGCCAGCCCCGGCCCGGGCGCGGGGACATCCCGCCCCTGGCGCTCGTCGCCATCGGCGTGGTCGTCGGCTTTCCCTTGCTGACCGCGCTGGCGCTTCGGCACATCACCGCCGCCCATTCCATCGTCTTCATCGGCCTGCTGCCGCTGGCGACCGCCATCTTCGGCGTGTTGCGCGGCGGCGAGCGTCCGCATGCGCCGTTCTGGGCCTTCTCGATCATCGGCGCGGCGGCGGTCGCGGGTTTCGCCCTGCACGGCAGCGGCGGCGGCACGGTGGCCGGCGACCTGCTCATGGTCGCGGCGGTCGTCGTCTGCGGCCTCGGCTATGCCGAAGGCGCCACCTTGTCGCGCCGCCTGGGCGGCTGGCAGGTCATCTCCTGGTCCCTGATCCTGTCGCTGCCGGTCATGGGCGTCCTGACCCTCGTCACCTGGCCCGACAGCTTCAGCGACGTCACGACCCCCGGCTGGACCGGCCTCGCCTATGTATCCGTCTTCAGCATGATGGTCGGGTTCATCTTCTGGTATCGCGGCCTCGCCCTTGGCGGCATAGCCGGCGTCGGGCAGTTGCAGCTTTTCCAGCCCTTCTTCGGCTTCGTGCTTGCCGCGATCTTCCTCGGAGAGCCCATCGCATGGACCATGATCGCCTCGACCGCGATCGTGGTCGCCTGCGTCGCGGGGGCAAGGCGCTTCGCATGA
- a CDS encoding aminotransferase-like domain-containing protein: MREVRTRIASRALAPGDRLPSVRGFARTMGVSPSTVVEAYARLEAEGVIRARRGSGFYVTGADLPPMALAEMGPPRERDIDPFWVSRQSLDADPAVLKPGCGWLPADWMPNAALRKGLRALGRANDALLSDYGGTRGSIELRRLLIARFADQGITATADQVLLTGSGTQAIDLICRLLLRPGDAVLVDDPCYFNFHALLRAHQVRIVGTPFTPAGPDIAAFEQALIDEKPRLYITNSALHNPTGASISPQIAHRVLSAAAAHGLTIVEDDIFADFEPTPSPRLAILDGLQRVIRIGSFSKTLSASVRCGYIAARADWIESLVDLQVATSFGGPSPVSTELIAGVLAGGSYRRHMDDVRQRLAHARIEVAERLAQLGIVPWIMPRGGFYLWCRLPDGLDSAVVARRCMERNVVLAPGNVFSASQSAAPFVRFNVAQMGDRRIIPILERAMEMGISAPTAGRAHAGMADQGRTWHPESKAVRGAGMKGG; this comes from the coding sequence ATGCGCGAAGTCCGCACGAGGATTGCCAGCCGGGCTTTGGCGCCGGGCGACCGCCTGCCATCGGTCCGGGGGTTTGCCAGGACTATGGGCGTGTCGCCCTCGACGGTGGTCGAGGCCTATGCCCGACTGGAGGCCGAAGGCGTCATCCGCGCCCGGCGCGGCTCGGGCTTCTATGTCACCGGCGCCGATCTGCCGCCGATGGCGCTGGCAGAGATGGGGCCGCCTCGCGAACGCGATATCGATCCGTTCTGGGTGTCGCGGCAGTCGCTCGATGCGGATCCCGCCGTCCTGAAGCCCGGCTGCGGCTGGCTTCCGGCGGACTGGATGCCGAATGCCGCGCTGCGGAAGGGGTTGCGGGCGCTTGGGCGCGCCAATGATGCGCTGCTGTCGGATTACGGCGGCACCCGGGGCTCGATCGAGCTGCGCCGCCTGCTGATCGCCCGCTTCGCCGATCAGGGCATCACCGCGACGGCGGACCAGGTCCTGCTGACGGGGTCGGGGACGCAGGCCATCGACCTGATCTGCCGGTTGCTTCTGCGTCCGGGGGATGCGGTTCTGGTCGACGATCCCTGCTATTTCAATTTCCACGCCCTGCTGCGCGCGCATCAGGTGCGCATTGTCGGCACCCCCTTCACGCCTGCGGGACCGGACATTGCCGCCTTCGAGCAGGCGCTGATCGACGAGAAGCCGCGCCTCTACATCACCAATTCCGCGCTGCACAACCCGACCGGCGCCAGCATCTCGCCCCAGATCGCGCATCGGGTGCTGAGCGCCGCCGCCGCCCACGGGCTGACCATCGTCGAGGACGACATCTTCGCGGATTTCGAGCCGACGCCGTCGCCGCGCCTTGCCATCCTCGACGGGCTCCAGCGGGTGATCAGGATCGGAAGCTTTTCCAAGACGCTCTCGGCCTCGGTGCGCTGCGGCTATATCGCGGCCCGGGCGGACTGGATCGAAAGCCTGGTCGACTTGCAGGTCGCGACCAGCTTCGGCGGTCCCAGCCCGGTCTCGACCGAACTGATCGCCGGCGTCCTGGCCGGGGGAAGCTATCGCAGGCATATGGACGATGTGCGTCAGCGGCTGGCGCATGCGAGGATCGAGGTGGCGGAACGGCTGGCGCAACTGGGCATCGTTCCGTGGATCATGCCGCGGGGCGGATTCTACCTCTGGTGCCGGCTGCCGGATGGATTGGACTCGGCAGTCGTCGCCCGGCGCTGCATGGAACGCAATGTCGTGCTTGCGCCCGGAAACGTCTTCAGCGCCTCGCAATCGGCGGCGCCGTTCGTCCGCTTCAACGTCGCGCAGATGGGGGACCGGCGGATCATCCCGATCCTGGAACGCGCGATGGAGATGGGGATTTCCGCTCCGACTGCAGGTCGGGCGCATGCCGGGATGGCCGATCAGGGAAGGACATGGCATCCTGAGAGCAAGGCGGTTCGTGGCGCTGGCATGAAAGGGGGATGA
- a CDS encoding DUF72 domain-containing protein, producing the protein MTTGKIRIGIGGWTYEPWRNSFYPEKLARKRELEYASRQLTSIEVNGTYYGSQKPESFRKWHDETPEDFVFSLKAPRYATNRKVLADAGETIERFLNSGVILLGDKLGPINWQFMATKKFDPGDFEAFLKLLPPSHEGRALRHVVEVRHDSFRVPKFIELIRAHHVAAVVSADGGFPQIADPTADFVYARIMGTVEDEPLGYSPETLDLWAQRARTWAAGGAPERLDHVGDPARSGPRDVYLYVIGGHKARNPHAAMALIERLG; encoded by the coding sequence ATGACGACCGGAAAGATCCGCATCGGCATCGGGGGCTGGACCTATGAACCCTGGCGGAACAGCTTCTATCCCGAAAAGCTCGCACGGAAGCGGGAACTGGAATATGCCAGCCGTCAGCTCACCTCGATCGAGGTGAACGGCACCTATTACGGCAGCCAGAAGCCCGAGAGCTTCCGCAAGTGGCACGACGAGACGCCCGAGGATTTCGTCTTTTCGCTGAAGGCGCCGCGTTACGCCACCAACCGCAAGGTGCTGGCCGATGCGGGCGAGACCATAGAGCGGTTCCTGAACAGCGGTGTGATCCTGCTTGGCGACAAGCTTGGTCCGATCAACTGGCAGTTCATGGCGACGAAGAAGTTCGATCCGGGCGATTTCGAGGCCTTCCTGAAGCTTTTGCCGCCGTCGCACGAGGGGCGCGCGCTTCGCCATGTGGTCGAGGTCCGCCACGACAGTTTCCGCGTACCGAAATTCATCGAGCTGATCCGCGCCCATCATGTGGCGGCGGTGGTTTCGGCGGACGGAGGGTTCCCCCAGATCGCCGATCCGACCGCCGATTTCGTCTATGCGCGGATCATGGGCACGGTTGAGGACGAACCCTTGGGCTACAGCCCCGAGACGCTGGATCTCTGGGCGCAGCGGGCCCGGACCTGGGCTGCGGGCGGCGCGCCCGAGAGGCTGGACCATGTCGGAGACCCCGCCCGGTCCGGGCCGCGCGACGTCTATCTCTACGTCATCGGCGGCCATAAGGCCAGGAACCCTCATGCGGCCATGGCGCTGATCGAGCGGCTGGGCTGA